The Halobacterium sp. CBA1132 genome has a segment encoding these proteins:
- the dinB gene encoding DNA polymerase IV, producing the protein MVDGERLPGAPAREERIVLHVDMDCFYASCERRREPELRGEPVVVGMGYEPGETVGAVATASYEAREYGVESAQAIGAALENLPRKDDEPDSPDAGYYRPVDLDFYQDVGSSVKEILYDLGDTVREVSIDEAYLDVTDRTAWDVADGFARHVKQRIHREVGVPASVGVAPDMSTAKLASDYDKPDGLVVVEPDDVREFLAPIDVADVHGIGPVRARELREMGIETAGDLADADPYELTDKFGDRGRDLYRRARGEDNRPVEPRGKPKSLSRESAFDGATDDFQRVREQVATLAAAVADRATRKNAFYRTIGVKVVTPPFDVHTRAESLPGPVDDPGLVDDITQDLLGEFEGESVRKVGVRVSNLDFSEREQASLDGFEGDGGADGDAASSSRLRDRTSEREEASDAQISLDEFE; encoded by the coding sequence ATGGTCGACGGCGAGCGACTCCCCGGTGCGCCAGCACGCGAGGAGCGCATCGTCTTGCACGTCGACATGGATTGTTTCTACGCGAGTTGTGAGCGCCGTCGCGAACCCGAGTTGCGCGGCGAACCCGTCGTGGTCGGGATGGGCTACGAGCCCGGGGAGACCGTCGGCGCCGTCGCGACCGCTAGCTACGAGGCCCGCGAGTACGGCGTCGAGAGCGCGCAAGCCATCGGCGCCGCCTTAGAAAACCTCCCGCGGAAGGACGACGAACCCGACAGCCCGGACGCGGGCTACTACCGGCCCGTGGACCTCGACTTCTACCAGGACGTCGGCAGTTCGGTCAAGGAAATCCTCTACGACCTCGGCGACACCGTTCGCGAGGTGAGCATCGACGAAGCCTACTTGGACGTCACGGACCGGACCGCGTGGGACGTCGCGGACGGGTTCGCGCGCCACGTCAAGCAGCGCATCCACCGCGAGGTCGGCGTGCCCGCGAGCGTCGGCGTCGCGCCCGACATGAGCACCGCGAAGCTCGCCAGCGACTACGACAAGCCCGACGGCCTCGTCGTGGTCGAACCCGACGACGTTCGGGAGTTCCTCGCGCCCATCGACGTCGCGGACGTCCACGGCATCGGCCCGGTTCGCGCGCGGGAACTCCGCGAGATGGGCATCGAGACGGCGGGCGACCTCGCGGACGCGGACCCCTACGAACTCACCGACAAGTTCGGCGACCGGGGCCGGGACCTCTACCGGCGCGCCCGCGGCGAGGACAACCGCCCGGTCGAACCCCGCGGGAAGCCAAAGAGCCTCTCCCGGGAGTCCGCGTTCGACGGCGCGACCGACGACTTCCAGCGCGTCCGCGAGCAGGTCGCGACGCTCGCGGCGGCGGTCGCGGACCGCGCCACCCGGAAGAACGCCTTCTACCGCACCATCGGCGTGAAGGTCGTGACGCCGCCGTTCGACGTCCACACGCGCGCCGAGTCCCTGCCCGGGCCGGTGGACGACCCGGGACTCGTCGACGACATCACGCAGGACCTCCTCGGTGAGTTCGAGGGCGAGTCCGTGCGGAAGGTCGGCGTCCGCGTCTCGAATCTCGACTTCTCGGAGCGCGAGCAAGCCAGTCTCGACGGGTTCGAGGGCGACGGCGGGGCCGACGGGGACGCAGCGTCTTCGAGTCGGCTCCGCGACCGCACCAGCGAGCGAGAGGAAGCGAGTGACGCTCAGATTTCACTCGACGAGTTCGAGTGA
- a CDS encoding DUF5795 family protein, with the protein MSGNRVVEGRMVTPKKLAELVEGESVMDAEPIEDADRDCPDCGGDVISVGYMPSVTEFVTGYKCQDCEWSEREA; encoded by the coding sequence ATGTCCGGCAACCGCGTCGTCGAAGGCCGCATGGTCACCCCGAAGAAACTCGCGGAGCTCGTCGAAGGCGAGTCCGTGATGGACGCCGAACCCATCGAGGACGCCGACCGCGACTGTCCCGACTGCGGCGGCGACGTCATCTCCGTCGGCTACATGCCCTCCGTGACGGAGTTCGTCACCGGCTACAAGTGCCAGGACTGCGAGTGGAGCGAGCGCGAAGCCTAA
- a CDS encoding SprT-like domain-containing protein: MTDEPQTLDTEFYALSSDADIPEFLAVAKVYARDVVENYDLSVDVTALDWTVSKRAKRRAGAVEYRDGTPETVSLTWAYFQEHGWAATADVVRHELIHVHLLNEAGDASHGDAFREWATELRTSVTCERFADPNWWIVCEFCGSEMARYRKSKLVKHPEAYRCGGCGGRLYAREAGESGD; this comes from the coding sequence ATGACCGACGAACCGCAAACGCTGGACACGGAGTTCTACGCGCTCAGCAGCGACGCCGACATCCCGGAGTTTCTCGCCGTCGCGAAAGTCTACGCCCGCGACGTCGTCGAGAACTACGACCTCTCCGTCGACGTGACCGCGCTCGACTGGACCGTCAGCAAGCGCGCGAAACGTCGCGCCGGCGCGGTCGAGTACCGCGACGGCACCCCCGAAACCGTCTCGCTGACGTGGGCGTACTTCCAAGAACACGGCTGGGCCGCCACTGCCGACGTCGTCCGCCACGAACTGATTCACGTCCACCTGCTGAACGAAGCCGGCGACGCCAGCCACGGCGACGCGTTCCGGGAGTGGGCGACTGAACTCCGAACGTCGGTCACCTGCGAGCGCTTCGCCGACCCGAACTGGTGGATCGTCTGTGAATTCTGTGGGAGCGAGATGGCGCGCTACCGGAAGTCGAAGCTCGTGAAGCATCCCGAGGCGTATCGATGTGGTGGGTGTGGCGGGCGGCTGTACGCTCGGGAAGCAGGGGAGAGCGGGGACTGA
- a CDS encoding GTP cyclohydrolase III translates to MTNTQVTLVQLDNYGPWTVTPSPRREVDLQTMQSRLYADLSQAFGMRDGYVFFTRFDNMIAVSNGLDLEDHARIQESIRNRYPVTVSLSIGTGATPADALVEATAALQEQGSAQDADRREALLGQPIDEGARTDDDIQIAHFDVVDATGTYTDELDAYSSFVHIEQGYAALMQYMHDAHGSLSFFVGGDNIIAVCPDLTPADYEDAIEHVHDTAGVDVRVGVGRAVSPHDAGMGAKHALEDAREHETDVEVVPEP, encoded by the coding sequence GTGACGAACACGCAGGTCACCCTCGTCCAACTCGACAACTACGGCCCGTGGACCGTGACGCCGTCGCCGCGACGCGAAGTCGACCTCCAGACGATGCAGTCCCGACTGTACGCCGACCTCTCGCAGGCGTTCGGCATGCGCGACGGCTACGTCTTCTTCACGCGCTTCGACAACATGATCGCGGTGAGCAACGGCCTCGACTTGGAGGACCACGCCCGGATTCAGGAGTCGATTCGGAACCGCTACCCAGTCACCGTCAGCCTCTCCATCGGCACCGGCGCCACTCCCGCTGACGCGCTCGTCGAGGCGACCGCCGCCCTCCAGGAACAGGGCAGCGCGCAGGACGCCGACCGCCGCGAAGCGCTGCTCGGCCAGCCAATCGACGAGGGCGCGCGCACCGACGACGACATCCAGATTGCGCACTTCGACGTCGTCGACGCCACCGGCACGTACACCGACGAACTCGACGCGTACTCGTCGTTCGTCCACATCGAGCAGGGGTACGCCGCGCTCATGCAGTACATGCACGACGCCCACGGCTCGCTTTCCTTCTTCGTGGGTGGGGACAACATCATCGCGGTCTGCCCGGACCTCACGCCCGCGGACTACGAGGACGCCATCGAGCACGTCCACGACACCGCCGGTGTCGACGTCCGCGTCGGCGTCGGCCGCGCCGTCTCCCCGCACGACGCCGGCATGGGCGCCAAGCACGCACTCGAAGACGCCCGCGAACACGAGACGGACGTCGAAGTCGTCCCCGAGCCCTGA
- a CDS encoding DUF5794 domain-containing protein has translation MSSSRHPVALRLEQRVGGDTRLLATVMLLPLVDGIFAALVLAGGLETYVGIAQIGLLVFGGSATLAVILAEMDEDPRSQATTVLVVGTPLILVAAAEAALAPTIATVVDIPTFERFAAIVILAIAAKTASSTIGDYLPSPGVIIGLGFVASVQPAGAEFVLRADPELMLRAAAAGGVAVGFALSVVALQPYLRTVVDIDRFRFGSAVALGTLALSVFGLVPSQAPLVVFAVAGLLAFDPEEADVETPDVPPAADDGPSGAAPATPDGGNDPDDEDEAAYGYPGEDGAEERAPWL, from the coding sequence ATGAGTAGCTCACGCCATCCCGTCGCCCTCCGCTTAGAGCAGCGTGTGGGCGGCGACACGCGACTACTCGCGACGGTCATGCTGCTCCCGCTCGTGGACGGCATCTTCGCCGCCCTCGTGCTCGCGGGCGGCCTCGAAACCTACGTCGGCATCGCCCAGATCGGGCTGCTCGTCTTCGGCGGGAGCGCGACGCTGGCGGTCATCCTCGCGGAGATGGACGAGGACCCGCGTTCGCAGGCTACCACCGTCCTCGTCGTCGGCACGCCGCTGATACTCGTCGCCGCCGCAGAGGCGGCGCTCGCGCCCACCATCGCCACGGTGGTCGACATCCCGACGTTCGAGCGCTTCGCCGCCATCGTCATCCTCGCAATCGCCGCGAAGACCGCCAGTTCGACCATCGGCGACTACCTCCCGTCCCCCGGCGTCATCATCGGCCTCGGATTCGTCGCCAGCGTCCAGCCAGCGGGCGCCGAATTCGTGTTGCGCGCCGACCCCGAGTTGATGCTGCGCGCCGCGGCCGCAGGCGGCGTCGCCGTCGGCTTCGCGCTCTCGGTCGTCGCGCTCCAGCCGTACCTCCGCACGGTCGTCGACATCGACCGCTTCCGGTTCGGGAGCGCCGTCGCGCTCGGCACGCTCGCGCTCTCCGTGTTCGGGCTCGTGCCCTCGCAGGCGCCGCTGGTCGTCTTCGCCGTCGCCGGCCTGCTCGCGTTCGACCCCGAGGAAGCCGACGTCGAGACGCCGGACGTCCCGCCGGCCGCCGACGACGGTCCCAGTGGTGCCGCGCCCGCGACGCCCGACGGCGGCAACGACCCCGACGACGAGGACGAAGCCGCGTACGGCTACCCCGGCGAGGACGGCGCCGAAGAACGCGCGCCCTGGCTGTAA